Proteins found in one Gimesia chilikensis genomic segment:
- a CDS encoding DEAD/DEAH box helicase family protein yields MAKKRAKKNETPALRFDEKLVLNQWMLSLFDVGDFDTLAERLKPLHLEGLDENNVHTFHKELKLLWDYEEFPGDTLLGYDQNIVKHTLTLSENRAEPLKWKYFQYLSLLFTEVYLDRFFRDPDKLLADLNQHVAKFNEGKTTKEQLPAYEPNDLRKLAFWNATGSGKTLLMHVNILQYQHYLKLHDKEKGLNRIILLTPNEGLSKQHLEEFHASGMDADLFSKESRSLFSGRSVEIIEVTKLKEEMGQKTVAIDAFEGNNLVLVDEGHRGASGETWIDARDRLCEGGFSFEYSATFGQAMKGKKKLESRYAKNILFDYSYKYFYRDGFGKDYRILNLADDSDEERRNLYLTACLVAFYQQQKLYADNPNTFRPFLLEKPLWVFVGGSVNAVRSENKRKVSDVVDILLTLAEFVKEKRDSITLLERLLSGRPGLLDQRGNEIFATAFPHLISSGMSGEEIYNDILKVLFNSSSQAALHVENLKGTDGEIALRLGENEPFGLINVGDATSLCKLCDEHDLLNVDEKEFSGSLFRGLNEDDSTVNVLIGSKKFTEGWNSWRVSTMGLMNIGRTEGSEIIQLFGRGVRLKGHGMTLKRSSQLEGVSRPDRIHLLETLNIFGIRADYMRQFKEYLEEEGLPGNEERIEFILPVVKNLNGKKLTSVRIEEGKDFKLHGPKPTLAEPPDRLLRHPISLNWYPKIQAQQSKGVAKTEDSAVKHEGKLEERHLAFMDIDAIWFELQHFKNERSWYNLNLHRDSIVPLLLDSRWYKLFIPPEELEFTQFDRVRRWQEIAVALLKKYADRYYKNKKQEWESDFYEYHTLTEDDPNLQVEYRLLIDESQDQIVDQLKGIQSDLDAGVLKDWPFGSCMAYSFGQHLYQPLLHVKSDFVDVSPVSLNEGEKEFVTDLRRFYDDNNSFFDDRELYLLRNMSRGRGIGFFEAGNFYPDFLLWLLVDGKQYVTFVDPKGIRNLEGPDDPKIRFYRTIKELEDRLGDPNLILNSFIISNTPFQQVRWWTEDLTKEQFTKSHVLFQKEDKKTYIERLLTTAASDQQVTVEA; encoded by the coding sequence ATGGCAAAGAAACGAGCCAAGAAAAACGAAACACCAGCGCTTCGGTTCGACGAAAAACTCGTTCTGAATCAGTGGATGCTGTCTCTGTTTGATGTCGGCGACTTCGACACACTTGCCGAGCGATTGAAGCCTCTCCATCTTGAGGGACTGGACGAGAACAACGTCCACACATTCCACAAAGAGTTGAAGCTGCTCTGGGACTACGAAGAGTTTCCCGGCGACACGCTGCTCGGCTACGACCAGAACATCGTTAAGCACACGCTGACGCTCAGCGAGAATCGAGCCGAGCCGCTGAAGTGGAAGTATTTCCAATATCTGTCGCTGCTATTCACCGAAGTCTATCTCGATCGTTTCTTCCGTGACCCGGATAAATTGCTGGCCGACCTGAACCAGCATGTCGCCAAGTTCAATGAGGGAAAAACCACAAAGGAACAGCTACCGGCCTACGAGCCAAATGACCTGCGGAAGCTGGCCTTCTGGAATGCCACCGGGAGCGGCAAGACGCTGCTGATGCACGTCAACATCCTCCAGTACCAGCACTACCTGAAGTTGCACGACAAAGAGAAGGGACTCAACAGAATCATCCTGCTGACGCCCAACGAGGGCTTGTCAAAGCAACACCTCGAAGAGTTCCACGCCTCGGGTATGGACGCTGACCTGTTCTCGAAAGAGTCTCGGTCGTTGTTCTCGGGCCGGTCAGTCGAGATCATCGAAGTCACCAAACTCAAAGAGGAGATGGGGCAGAAGACGGTCGCCATCGACGCCTTTGAGGGCAACAACCTTGTACTGGTTGATGAAGGACATCGAGGTGCATCTGGTGAAACGTGGATCGATGCTCGTGATCGACTTTGCGAAGGTGGATTTTCGTTTGAGTATTCCGCCACGTTCGGGCAGGCGATGAAGGGCAAGAAGAAACTTGAGTCACGCTACGCCAAGAACATCCTGTTTGACTACTCGTACAAGTATTTCTACCGGGACGGCTTCGGGAAGGATTACCGCATCCTGAACCTCGCCGACGACTCCGACGAGGAACGCCGCAACCTGTACCTGACGGCCTGCCTCGTTGCCTTCTACCAGCAGCAAAAGCTCTACGCAGACAACCCGAACACGTTCCGCCCCTTCCTGCTGGAGAAGCCCCTGTGGGTTTTCGTCGGCGGTAGCGTGAATGCCGTGCGATCAGAGAACAAGCGCAAGGTGTCTGATGTGGTGGATATCCTGCTGACGCTGGCCGAGTTCGTGAAGGAAAAGCGAGATTCGATCACCCTGCTGGAGCGGCTGCTCAGCGGCAGGCCCGGCCTACTCGACCAGCGTGGCAACGAAATCTTCGCCACCGCCTTTCCACACCTGATCTCGTCTGGGATGTCCGGCGAGGAGATTTACAACGACATCCTGAAGGTGTTGTTCAACTCGTCCAGCCAAGCTGCCCTGCATGTCGAGAACCTGAAAGGCACGGATGGCGAGATCGCTCTACGCCTCGGTGAGAACGAACCCTTTGGTCTCATCAACGTCGGTGACGCCACCAGCTTATGCAAACTCTGCGACGAGCATGACCTGTTGAACGTGGACGAGAAGGAGTTCTCAGGTTCGCTCTTCCGAGGTCTCAACGAAGACGACTCGACGGTCAATGTTTTGATCGGATCGAAGAAGTTCACCGAAGGGTGGAACAGTTGGCGAGTCAGCACGATGGGACTCATGAACATCGGTCGCACAGAAGGCTCAGAGATCATCCAGTTGTTCGGTCGTGGTGTACGTCTGAAGGGCCACGGCATGACCTTGAAACGCAGTAGCCAACTTGAAGGTGTCAGTCGGCCTGACCGTATTCACCTGCTGGAAACGCTGAACATCTTCGGTATCCGGGCCGACTACATGCGGCAGTTCAAGGAGTACCTCGAAGAAGAAGGTCTTCCCGGCAATGAAGAGCGGATCGAGTTCATCTTGCCGGTCGTCAAGAACCTGAATGGGAAGAAGCTCACCAGCGTCCGGATCGAGGAAGGCAAAGATTTCAAGCTGCACGGCCCGAAGCCCACACTCGCTGAGCCACCAGATCGTCTACTGCGTCATCCGATTTCACTGAACTGGTATCCCAAGATTCAGGCTCAGCAGAGCAAGGGCGTGGCCAAGACCGAAGACTCGGCGGTGAAGCACGAAGGCAAGCTGGAGGAACGTCACCTTGCCTTCATGGACATCGACGCCATCTGGTTTGAGCTTCAGCACTTCAAGAACGAGCGGTCGTGGTACAACCTGAACCTGCACCGGGACAGTATCGTTCCACTTCTGCTTGACTCCCGGTGGTACAAGCTCTTCATTCCGCCCGAGGAATTGGAGTTCACGCAGTTTGACCGGGTACGACGCTGGCAGGAGATCGCCGTCGCCCTGCTCAAGAAATACGCCGACCGCTACTACAAAAACAAGAAACAGGAGTGGGAGTCGGACTTCTACGAATACCACACTCTGACCGAGGACGATCCTAACCTTCAGGTTGAATACCGGCTGCTGATTGACGAGTCACAGGATCAGATCGTCGATCAACTCAAGGGTATTCAGAGCGATCTCGATGCAGGGGTGCTAAAGGACTGGCCGTTCGGATCGTGCATGGCGTATTCGTTTGGCCAGCATCTCTACCAGCCACTCCTTCACGTCAAGAGCGATTTCGTGGATGTCAGCCCAGTCTCACTCAACGAAGGTGAGAAGGAGTTCGTCACCGATCTTCGCAGATTCTATGACGACAACAACTCGTTCTTCGATGACCGGGAACTCTACCTGCTCCGCAACATGAGCCGTGGCCGAGGCATCGGCTTCTTCGAGGCTGGAAACTTCTACCCCGACTTCCTTCTCTGGCTGCTGGTAGACGGTAAGCAGTACGTCACGTTCGTTGATCCCAAGGGCATCCGAAACCTCGAAGGCCCAGACGATCCCAAGATTCGCTTCTACCGGACAATCAAGGAACTGGAGGATCGCCTCGGCGATCCCAACTTGATCCTGAACTCGTTCATCATCTCAAACACGCCCTTCCAGCAAGTCCGGTGGTGGACGGAAGACCTGACGAAAGAGCAGTTCACAAAGTCACATGTCCTGTTCCAGAAGGAAGACAAGAAAACGTACATCGAGCGCCTCCTAACAACGGCGGCGAGCGACCAGCAAGTCACCGTGGAGGCGTAG
- a CDS encoding phospholipase D family protein, with protein sequence MKFLRRSKDTEAELKRLIQHCKSLRWSVAWASHGFPLFDHLVKHTEKIHQLTIGIHFYQTHPDFIAAFMGHDDVRFVMNPSGVFHPKLYYFDLGDGNWECITGSPNFTHSAFHANTEHACLFSNKDVGAESNHREILLALDEAMVSGKTLSDKELAAYRSIWKRQQKRLGPLSGSYSPPEKKKGKRSPLDVPLFVEDWDDYFNSVKEDQEHTTAGRLVVLEKARKLFSEHLHFGDMVDENRKRIAGFGSEPDVDWGWFGSMRGHGLFMQAVNQNSSDISDALDQIPLTGLVSQEHFDEYVSRFQKSFDKSGIATATRLLAMKRPDYFVCLDSKNRDKLCEAFDIPKSVDLDDYWEKVIQRITDSNWWNAPEPKDDLEKRVWKCRAAFLDVRFYDPK encoded by the coding sequence ATGAAGTTCCTGAGACGCTCAAAGGACACAGAAGCCGAACTCAAGCGACTGATTCAACACTGCAAATCACTTCGTTGGTCTGTAGCTTGGGCGTCTCACGGATTTCCTCTGTTCGACCACTTGGTCAAACACACGGAAAAAATCCACCAGTTGACAATCGGCATCCACTTCTATCAAACGCACCCGGATTTCATCGCAGCCTTCATGGGACATGATGATGTTCGATTCGTCATGAACCCCAGCGGTGTGTTCCATCCCAAGTTGTACTACTTTGATCTCGGTGACGGGAACTGGGAGTGCATTACTGGGAGTCCGAACTTCACACATTCGGCCTTCCATGCAAACACCGAACATGCTTGCCTCTTCAGCAACAAAGATGTTGGAGCGGAATCAAATCATCGGGAGATTTTGTTGGCGCTGGACGAGGCGATGGTGAGTGGAAAAACCCTGAGTGATAAGGAGTTGGCGGCATACCGCTCGATTTGGAAACGGCAACAGAAGCGCCTCGGGCCATTGTCAGGAAGCTACAGTCCTCCCGAAAAGAAAAAAGGAAAACGTTCGCCTCTGGATGTCCCTCTGTTTGTGGAGGACTGGGACGACTACTTCAACTCGGTAAAGGAGGATCAAGAACATACTACGGCTGGACGGCTCGTCGTACTTGAAAAAGCCCGCAAGCTATTCAGCGAGCATTTACATTTCGGTGACATGGTAGATGAAAACAGAAAACGCATTGCCGGATTTGGCAGTGAGCCGGATGTGGACTGGGGATGGTTCGGCAGCATGAGGGGGCACGGCCTATTCATGCAGGCTGTCAACCAAAACTCTTCGGACATCTCTGATGCTTTGGATCAAATCCCTTTGACGGGATTGGTGTCTCAAGAACACTTCGATGAGTATGTGTCAAGGTTTCAGAAGTCCTTTGATAAGTCTGGTATTGCAACCGCCACCCGGCTGTTGGCTATGAAGCGACCTGACTACTTCGTTTGCCTCGACAGCAAGAACCGTGACAAGCTCTGTGAAGCCTTTGATATTCCGAAGAGTGTTGACCTCGACGATTATTGGGAAAAAGTCATTCAACGAATCACCGACTCAAACTGGTGGAACGCTCCCGAGCCGAAAGATGATCTTGAGAAACGGGTCTGGAAGTGCCGAGCAGCCTTTCTCGACGTGAGATTCTATGACCCGAAGTAA